From the Acidimicrobiia bacterium genome, one window contains:
- the gcvT gene encoding glycine cleavage system aminomethyltransferase GcvT, with product MPRSPLHAVHESLGARFVDFSGWDMPVQYEGVLAEHAAVRSNVGVFDVSHLGRFDLSGPGSTELLQRLLCNDISKVPPGRAQYTMALNEGGGVEDDIIVWRWDDEHYWVIPNGANQAPILGRFSAAAPHGAAITSLQESTALLAVQGPNALDLIESVIGVRPGRFRVVTGSFEGKPAWAAGTGYTGEPGGEIAVDRDQGESLFREFLAAGAKACGLGARDTLRLEMGYPLWGQDLDRETSPLEADLGWVVDWEHDFVGRQSLAVIKDELPKLLVGFAMEGRQIPRHGYSARAGKSTGTVASGNFSPSLGYGIGMAFLSPPPADHVPLEIEIRGKWHPARRVEPPFLGKE from the coding sequence ATGCCACGGTCGCCGCTTCATGCCGTGCACGAGTCCCTGGGCGCAAGGTTCGTCGACTTTTCAGGCTGGGATATGCCGGTCCAGTATGAAGGAGTGTTGGCGGAACACGCCGCAGTCCGGTCGAATGTCGGGGTTTTCGATGTGTCACATCTGGGGCGATTCGACCTCAGCGGCCCGGGTTCGACGGAGCTACTTCAGAGACTCCTCTGCAACGACATCTCGAAGGTCCCGCCCGGGCGCGCCCAGTACACGATGGCGCTCAATGAAGGCGGAGGGGTCGAAGATGACATCATCGTGTGGCGATGGGATGACGAGCACTACTGGGTCATTCCCAATGGAGCCAATCAAGCCCCCATACTCGGGCGTTTTTCAGCTGCCGCACCGCACGGAGCCGCGATCACCTCGCTGCAGGAGTCGACCGCACTTCTGGCGGTCCAGGGTCCGAACGCTCTGGATCTGATCGAATCCGTCATCGGCGTTCGACCCGGGCGCTTCCGCGTCGTCACCGGGTCGTTTGAGGGTAAACCGGCATGGGCGGCGGGCACCGGATACACAGGTGAACCAGGCGGTGAGATTGCGGTCGACCGGGACCAGGGTGAGTCCCTCTTCCGAGAGTTCCTCGCAGCCGGAGCCAAGGCCTGCGGGCTGGGTGCGCGCGACACCCTGCGACTCGAAATGGGTTACCCCCTGTGGGGTCAGGATCTGGACCGGGAGACGAGTCCGCTCGAAGCAGATCTCGGATGGGTAGTCGACTGGGAACATGATTTCGTCGGCCGCCAGTCACTCGCAGTGATCAAGGACGAGCTCCCGAAGCTTCTCGTGGGTTTCGCCATGGAGGGAAGGCAGATTCCCCGGCACGGCTACAGCGCTCGCGCCGGCAAATCGACCGGGACGGTCGCGAGCGGGAACTTCAGCCCTTCGCTGGGCTACGGCATAGGCATGGCTTTCCTGTCGCCCCCACCCGCAGATCATGTTCCGCTCGAAATCGAAATCCGGGGCAAATGGCATCCCGCCAGACGGGTTGAGCCGCCGTTCCTAGGAAAGGAGTGA
- a CDS encoding MerR family transcriptional regulator produces MTDNGFRAPNVCNLVGITYRQLDYWARTNLITPSIQNAQGSGSQRLYSFTDVIQLKVIKRLLDAGMSLKKIRQAMEILRDQLRSEQPLRDVTLLSDGQTIFAAHSSAEVVDVFRKGQGVFGIAVGPVQAELEGELHELYPDVDAYSADLDATEAGIT; encoded by the coding sequence GTGACCGATAACGGCTTTCGAGCTCCAAACGTCTGTAATCTGGTTGGCATCACCTATCGCCAGCTCGACTACTGGGCGCGCACCAACCTCATCACACCCTCCATACAGAACGCGCAGGGATCGGGTTCGCAGCGCCTCTACTCGTTCACCGATGTGATACAGCTGAAGGTCATCAAACGGTTGCTGGATGCCGGCATGAGCCTCAAGAAGATTCGTCAGGCGATGGAGATCCTCCGAGACCAACTCCGCAGCGAACAGCCGCTGCGCGACGTGACTCTGCTCTCGGACGGCCAGACCATCTTCGCTGCGCACAGTTCGGCGGAGGTCGTCGACGTGTTCCGCAAGGGACAGGGAGTCTTCGGGATCGCAGTCGGACCGGTGCAGGCGGAACTCGAGGGAGAACTCCATGAGCTGTATCCGGACGTCGATGCGTACTCCGCCGACCTGGACGCCACCGAGGCAGGCATCACCTGA